The window AATGAAGCTATCTTAAGCAGAACCGTTAACTAGATAAATAAAGCCACCTTTAGATGATACATCATACTTAGCTATGTATTTCGTAGTAAACACATAACCGATTGATGACGCATCGCATTGGTGTACTTAATTCATCAGACACAAAAAAGCGACCAACAAGGTCGCCTTAAGAATGATTGCCGTTCAGGTTTAGTCTTTGGACCAAAAGTTCTGCATATCCGCAGCACTTGGAGGTGGTCTTACGCCACAATCTCGATAATGATTTTTGTCACCTATCCCCAGTATTTTACCATTTTCATCATTAATCATCGCTGCGACTTTCACACCATCACCAACATGACGGGTCAACACGACTATTTCACCGGCCCTTTCAGATCTTACCGCGCCCAAGATTTGGTATTCATAGCGGCCTTTCCTTGAATTAACAATCATCTTCGAGTTAATAGGATCTGCTTCATACCCTACGCCAATATCAAAAACCGCTTGATACAAATCGACACCAGTCTTAGATACGCATTTAAATACCTTCGGATGACTCAAAGGTTCTAACAACGTTCTGCTGATATCATGCTGTGAAGTGGCAGCATTAGCAGATCCACTAACAAGCAAAATTATGAGTAAAAAGTAGGCTCGCATAAAAAGACCTCAATATGTGGGATTCATAATGAGGTCATAGTAAGCGCAATGGGTAAGCGGATGAATAAAGTAGAGTTTAGGTAAACCATCACGTTTGGCTATGCGTTTATAAACGCACCAAATAGAGATTAATTAATCTTCAAAGTTCATCTACCTAGCTTTTCTGCAATTTCCGTTAAGCTTGTTGGATCATCAATAGTAGAAGGCACCACATATTGCTCGCCTTCGGCTATCTGTCGGATAGTTCTACGCAAGATCTTACCTGAACGCGTCTTAGGCAACCTCTCAACCACCAAGGCTTGCTTAAAACAGGCAACCGCACCAATCTCGTTACGAACCTTACCCACTAGCTCGGCTTGCAGTTCAATGCTATCTACTTTCACGCCATCTTTTAGCACAACTAAACCCAGTGGTAATTGCCCCTTCAAATCATCGTGAATACCCACAACAGCACATTCAGCAATGGCTGGGTGACCGCCAACGATCTCTTCCATTTCACCAGTCGACAATCGATGTCCTGCGACATTAATCACATCATCAATACGCCCCATGATAAATAGGTAACCATCTTCATCGAGATAACCACCGTCACCAGAAACATAATAGCCCGGGAACTGACTCAGATAGCCAGATTCAAATCGGTCATGATTGCGCCAAACCGTCGGTAGACAACCTGGTGGTAATGGGCGTTTAAGAGCCACAAATCCTTGTTGATTAGGCTGGGCTACTTCACCGAGTTCATTGAGGATCTCCACTTGGTAACCGGGTACAGGTTTCGTTGAAGAGCCGGCTTTCACTGGCAAAGATTCCAGCCCTGTTGGATTGGCAGAAATAGCCCAACCCGTTTCGGTTTGCCACCAATGATCGATAACCGGCTTATTGGTATGAGATTCAACCCAATCCAATGTTGGCGGGTCTAAGCGCTCTCCCGCCATGAAAATCGACTTGAGCGATGATAAGTCATACTTGGTGAGCAACTCGCCTTCGGGATCTTCTTTCTTGATTGCCCTAAACGCTGTTGGCGCAGAAAACAACACATCGACGTTGTACTCTTCACACACACGCCAGAATGCACCCGGATCTGGCGTTCGTACTGGTTTGCCTTCAAACAAAATGGTCGTGCAGCCATGAATCAATGGTGCATACACAATATAGGAATGCCCCACTACCCAGCCGACATCAGAAGCTGCCCAAAATACACCATCTTGCGGCATATCATAGATAGTACTCATCGAGTATTTCATTGCGACCGCATGACCACCGTTGTCACGCACAACACCTTTTGGCTTACCCGTAGTACCTGATGTGTAAAGGATATACAACGGATCGGTTGCCAAGATAGGAACACAACTGTGTGGCAATGCATCGCTAACCGCTTGCTGCCAAAGTACATCGCGTTCATTGTTCAATTCGGCTAAAGACTGCTCTCTTTGGAACACTACGACTTTTTCAGGCTTCCAGCGGCTGTCCATGATTGCGCGATCAACCATCGGCTTATATGGCAGCACCTTGTTTATCTCGACACCACAGGATGCCGTGATCAACACCTTAGGCTCGGCATCTTCAATTCGAACGGCAAGCTCATGAGGAGCAAACCCACCAAACACCACGGAGTGAACCGCGCCTAGTCGAGCACAGGCTAGCATTGCCATTGCCGCTTCAGGAATCATTGGCATATAAATCACCACACGATCACCTTTGGTAACGCCTTGCGCCGCTAACATCCCCGCGACTTTAGCCACTTGATCACGCAATTGGTTGTAAGTGTATGAGGATTGATTTCCTGTCACTGGAGAGTCGTAAATCAGCGCCACTTTATCACCACGACCATGTTCGCAATGATAATCTAGGGCCAACCAGCACGTATTCATCACCCCATCAGGAAACCAACGCTCAATACCGTTATCGTCAGTTTGTAATATCGTTTTTGGTGACTCAAACCAATCTATCGCTTGTGATTGTGTTTCCCAGAACGAATTTGGGTCTTCCCTCGCCCATTGATACTCGGTGATGTAATCTGTTTTTCTATTCATTCGATTCGTAGCAGACATAGTGCCTCCTCCATGATTTATCCATTTTCCAAGCGCCTAGCTTTTGGCTGTCCACTTGGGTGCACTCTTTTCTCAGCGTTGTGTTCGTGAACATTTAGCCGTTCACGACAATCGCTTTACTTGGAAAAAGGCACACGAATGGCACCTTCCATGATCACTCGGGCACTACGACTCATAATCGCCCTTTCAATTTTCCAACCGCTTTCGGTCTGCAAAGCTTTAGCTCCCACCTTTAAGGTTCCTGATGGATGGCCAAAGGTCACAAAATCACGGGAACCCTCACCGGCTGCCAAGTTCACTAACGTGCCCGGAACACTCGCCGCTGAAGCAATGGCGACTGCAGCTGTGCCCATCATGGCGTGATGCAATTGCCCCATAGACAAAGCTCGCACCAGAAGGTCGGTATCGTCAGCTAATACCGATTTACCACTTGAAGCTTGATACGCTTGAGGCTTAGCAACAAACGCGACTTTCGGTGTGTGTTGGCGTGATTCCGCTTGTTCTAAAGAATCAATCAGCCCCATTGCAACCGCGCCATGTGCTCGGATGGATTCAAACAATGCCAAGGCTTTTGAATCGCTGTTGATATCCGATTGAAGCTCTGTGCCTTGATAACCCACCGATTCAGCATCAACAAAAATGGTTGGTATTCCTGCATTGATGTATGTCGCTTTGATGCAACCCAGATCTGGGACATCTAAGAAATCGACAACATTCCCTGTTGGAAACATTGAACCACTCGCATCGGCTGGGTCTAGGAAATCAACTTGGATTTCAGCGGCGGGGAAAGTGACACCATCGAGTTCAAAATCACCCAATTCTTGGACTTCACCATTAACGATAGGCACGTGAACAATGATGGTTTTCTCTATATTCACTTGCCATACTCGCACCTCGACCACACCGTTTTCTGGAATACGATTTGAATCAACCAATCCACTATGAATAGCAAATGGGCCCACTGCAGCAGACAAATTACCGCAGTTACCGCTCCAATCAACGAAAGGCTTGTCTATTGCCACTTGACCAAAGAGGTAATCAACATCGTGATCGGCTTTACTGCTCTTCGAAACAATCACGGTTTTACTGGTACTCGAAGTTGCGCCACCCATGCCATCGGTTTGTTTACCATAAGGATCTGGACTGCCAATTACTCTCAGCAACAACTTATCTCTCGACTCTCCAGCAACTTGCGCTGATTCAGGTAAATCACTTAGGTTGAAGAAAACGCCTTTGCTCGTCCCGCCTCGCATATAGGTCGCAGGCACTTTTATCTGTTTAGTGTTCATCACAAGCTCCTACTGGGCGAGAAAGTCTTTGGCGAAACGTTGCAATACGCCACCAGCGCTATACACGTTCACTTCGTCTGCTGTGTCTAATCGGCAAGTTACTGGCACATCAAGCTTTTCACCGTTTTTACGAGTGATTACTAGAGCCAAATCAGAACCAGCTTCAATGTCGCCGTAAACGTCGTAAAGCTCGGTGCCGTCCAGTTCTAAAGTATTTCGATCCGTTCCCGCTTTAAACTGCAAAGGCAACACGCCCATGCCAACTAAGTTGGTTCTGTGGATTCGTTCAAAGCCTTCAGCCACAATCACTTCAACACCCGCTAAGCGCACCCCTTTGGCTGCCCAATCACGTGATGAACCTTGTCCATAATCGGCACCCGCAACAACAATCAAGGGTTGTTTACGGTTCATGTAGGTTTCTATCGCTTCCCATATTCGCGTAACTTGACCTTCGGGTTCAACCCTTGCCAATGAACCTTGCACGACTTCTCCTGCGTCCTTCACCATTTCGTTGAACAGTTTAGGGTTGGCGAAGGTTGCTCGTTGTGCGGTTAAGTGATCACCTCGATGGGTCGCGTAAGAGTTAAAGTCCTCTTCCGGCACTTCCATTTTGGTGAGGTATTCCCCCGCAGCGCTCGAAGCGAGAATCGCATTTGAAGGGGATAAGTGATCTGTGGTGATGTTGTCACCCAGAATCGCTAAAGGTCTCATCCCTGAAAGGCTTCGTTCTCCCGCAAGAGCCCCTTCCCAATAAGGTGGTCTGCGTATATAGGTGCTTTGAGGTCGCCAGTCATAAAGCGGCTCAGTAGTCACCTGCTCCTCGTCTGTCTGGAACATTTTTACGTAGATTTGTTGGAATTGCTGAGGCTTAACATGCTCACCGACAACGGCATCGATCTCTGCATCACTCGGCCATAAATCACTTAAGTAGATTGGCTTTCCATTGTTGTCCGTACCTAAACTGTCTTTCTCGATATCAAAGCGCATCGTACCCGCTAAGGCATAAGCAACCACCAATGGCGGTGACGCTAAAAAGGCTTGCTTTGCGTATGGATGGATTCGACCATCGAAATTTCGGTTCCCCGATAACACAGCGGTTGAATACAGGTCGCGGTCGATGATCTCTTGTTGGATTTTAGGATCCAACGCCCCACTCATTCCGTTACAGGTCGTACACGCATAACCCACGATACCAAAGCCTAATTGTTCAAGCTCTGGAAGCAAACCTGCGGACTCAAGATAGAGCTTGGCAACTTTAGAACCCGGAGCAAATGATGTTTTCACCCACGGCTTGCGAACTAATCCAAGTTGATTGGCTTTCTTAGCCACCAGTGCGGCGGCGACCACGTTTCTTGGATTACTGGTGTTAGTACAAGAGGTAATTGCCGCAATGATCACGGCACCATCTGGCATTTGTTCATCAGAATATTGTTCAGCGTGTTGCTCTTTCCAAGAAGCTTGGCTGATACCTTGCTGGGCAAGTTCGCGGGTAGGCAAACGGCGATGAGGATTCGAAGGCCCCGCAAGATTTCGCTCAACCTTCGATAAATCAAACTCAAGCACACGTTCGTATTGAGCGGAATCTAAGTCATCAGCCCAAAGTCCGGTTTGCTTGGCATAGCGTTCGACTAGTTCAACTTGTTCAGGCTCTCGTCCTGTGAGTTTAAGGTATTGAATAGTCTGCTCATCGATGTAGAACATCCCCGCAGTCGCACCGTACTCAGGCGTCATATTGGATATAGTGGCACGGTCGCCAATAGTCAGTGCACGAGCACCTTCACCAAAGAACTCTAAGTAACTAGAAACCACTTTTTCATTTCGAAGAAACTCGGTAATCGCAAGCACAATATCCGTTGCCGTTATCCCTTCTTGTCGTTGACCCGTTAGCTTCACGCCGACGATGTCCGGCAATCGCATCATCGAAGGCCGACCTAGCATCACAGTCTCAGCTTCCAAGCCACCTACACCAATCGCAATAACGCCCAGAGCATCAACGTGAGGAGTGTGGCTATCGGTACCAACACAGGTATCGGGGAACGCAATACCTTCTTTAGATTGAATAACCGGAGACATTTTCTCCAAGTTGATCTGGTGCATGATCCCATTACCCGCAGGAATCACACTCACGTTTTTAAACGCGGTTTTACACCATTCAATAAAATGAAAACGGTCTTCGTTTCTGCGTTCTTCAATCGCGCGGTTTTTATCAAATGCTTCGTTATCAAACCCGGCATGTTCCACTGCTAAAGAGTGATCAACAATCAGTTGAGTTTCGACTACTGGGTTCACCTTGGCAGGGTCTCCACCTTGATCGGCAATCGCATCGCGTAAGCCAGCTAAATCAACTAAAGCGGTCTGACCTAGAATGTCATGACACACCACTCGCGCAGGATACCAAGGAAAATCTAAGTCACTCTTGCGTTCAATGATCTGCTTTAAGCTGTCTTCAAGGGTTCTAGGATCACAGCGTCTTACTAATTGCTCTGCCAATACTCGCGACGTATAAGGTAAGGTTTTATAAGCGCCCGGGGATATTGCTTCTACCGCTTCGCAAGCGTCGAAATATTCTAAACCCGTTCCCGGTAAAACCTTTCGATACTTGTTTTCATCAAGCTCTTGGTTTCTTTCAAGTTTTACATCAGACATACATCCACCATTATCTGTTAAATTCTATTCGTTGGTTCTCGAGGTCTTATCATGTGAAGACAAAGTCGCCTCGAGATATAAGTCGGTTCGATATAGAGGACTAACGTAGATGAATAGGTAGCCAGTCTTGATGCTCTGGCCCGGTGTAGTCTGCACTTGGACGAATGATGCGATTGTTTTCTCTTTGTTCGAACACGTGTGCCGTCCAACCTGTGAGGCGGCTCATCACAAAGATTGGCGTAAACAGTTTGGTTGGGATGTCCATGAAGTGATAAGCCGACGCATGGAAGAAGTCAGCATTACAGAACAAGCCTTTCTCGCGCTTCATAACCGCTTCAACACGCTCTGAAACGGCATAAAGCTGTTCATCACCCACCTCTTGAGCTAGCTCTTTCGACCAGCGTTTGATTAAGGCGTTTCGTGGGTCGCTCTCACGATAAATGGCATGCCCGAAGCCCATGATTTTGTCTTTGTTGGCGAGCATATTCATGATGTTCGCTTCCGCTTCATCGGCGGTTTGCCAATCTTGGATCATTTCCATCGCAGCTTCGTTTGCACCGCCATGTAAAGGGCCTCGCAACGTACCAATCGCTGCGGTGACACATGAGTGAATATCCGACAACGTTGATGCACACACACGAGCTGCAAAGGTTGAAGCATTAAACTCATGCTCCGCGTAAAGGGTTAGCGAGCAGTGCATCACCTTCTTATGAAGTTCACTAGGCGCTTTATCCGTTAGCATCTTCAGGAAGTAGCCACCCAGACATGCTTCGCTTTGGTCTTCAGTATCTATACGCACACCATCATGGCTAAAGCGGTACCAATAACAAATAATCGCAGGGAAAAGCGCGAGCATTCGTTCAGTCGCAGGCAGTTGCTCGGAGAAATCAGTCTCTTGCTCTAGGTTACCCAACATTGAACAACCCGTTCTCATCACATCCATCGGATGAGCGTCTGCTGGGATAAGCTCCAGTGCTGCTTTCAAAGGTTGAGGTAAGCCGCGCAGACCAACCAACAGTGTTTTGTAATCATCTAGCTCTTTTTCACTGGGTAAATGACCTCTTAGTAGCAGATGCGCCACTTCTTCGAACTGAGCGTGATTAGCAAGGTCAGTAATATCATAACCGCGGTAGGTTAAGCCGGTTCCTGATTTTCCTACCGTACATAGCGCTGTGGTTCCCGCACTCTGGCCACGTAGACCAGCACCACCGATTGCAGGTGTGCTTGTTGTTTTTGTGCTTTGTTGTTCTATTTTTGAAGCATTTTCGACAGCTGCTTTATCACTCAAAGATACAGACATGGTGAACTCCTTTTCTGTGTTAGCCGCCTGCACTCTTTGGTGCTGCCTGTTTATGTGTCCGATGATCTTTATCATCGGTACTGGATATGGCGACTAACCATTTCACGTTATTGGATTAAGTTGATTTTTGATTAATTGAAACTGGTTTACCCTTCACTTGAAAACAACTGATCAAGCTTGTTTTCGTAGTCGTGGTAATTCAGGTGTTCGTAAAGCTCTTTACGGGTTTGCATTGAATCCAACAGGGCTTCTTGATTGCCTTCAACTAACAAGTGCTTATAAACATTCTCTGCCGCTTTGTTCATCGCACGGAACGCGCTCAATGGGTAAAGCACCATGTCGACACTTGATTGGGCCAACTCATTACAGTTGTAGAGTGGTGTTTGGCCAAACTCAGTGATGTTCGCAAGAATAGGCACGTGCTTACCCGTTGCTGATTTCAGCGCCGCCGAGAACTTCACGTATTGATCGAGTTGATTCATCGCTTCAGGGAAAATCATGTCAGCACCCGCTTCAACACACGCAATAGCTCGTTCAATCGCACTGTCAATACCTTCAACCGCCAATGCATCCGTACGCGCCATAATCACAAAGCTGTCATCGGTTCTAGCATCGGTTGCCGCTTTGACTCTATCGACCATCTCTTGCTGACTAACAATTGCTTTATTTGGTCGATGGCCACAGCGTTTCTGAGCAACTTGGTCTTCCATATGAATAGCAGCCGCGCCCGCCTTCTCCATCGCGCGAATCGTACGCGCAATATTGAACGCGCCACCAAAACCTGTGTCGATATCCACCAGCAAAGGCAAATCACACGCATTGGTAATACGTTCAACATCGACCAATACATCGTTCAATGTCGTAATACCTAAATCAGGCAAGCCATAAGACGCATTGGCGATGCCTCCACCAGACAAATAAATCGCCTGATGACCCAAGTTCTTTGCCATCATCGCGCAATATGGATTCACAGTGCCGACGATCTGCAATGGATCGTTGTCTTTCACAGCTTGTCGGAACTTTGCTCCTGCTGATAACTTCATAATGACGCTCCCTGTTAATTGTTTATTTCTAATCTTTATGACTAATGATGCTTAGCTCTCGCCAGCGAAGAACCGCTAGCAAATACCAGTCGACAGTTAATCAAGATCTTTGGATTGAATTTGTTGCTCTATAAGCAATCGGCTACCCGAGATGTGTCTTCGCATTAGCATTTCTGCTAGCTCTTCATCACGGTTGCGAATAGCTTGTAAAATGTATTTATGTTCATCAAGCGCCTCTTTTGGTCGAGACTGTGCTCGAGGCGATTGGTAGCGGTACATGCGTAATAGGTGATAAAGCTCATCACACAACAGCGAAATGAGTTTGCTGTTACGACTCGCTTTGATAATGCGGTAATGGAAATCAAAATCCCCATGTTGATGAAAATAAGAAGAGCCTTCGACTTCATCGATATGTTTAGAATGTGTCGACAATAAGCCTTCAAGCCCGATCAACTCTTCTTGTGTGATGTGTCTCGCCGCCAATCGAGCAGCCATGCCTTCTAATGCTTCACGCACCGCATAAAGCTCAAGTAGTTTGTCTGCTGAGAATGTAATAACTCGCGCACCAACATGTGGAATACGTTCTATCAGACCAAGTCCTTCAACACGCATTATCGCTTCACGTAATGGACCTCGACTTACTTCAAAGCGTTTAGCCAGTTCAGGTTCCGAG of the Vibrio lentus genome contains:
- the prpC gene encoding bifunctional 2-methylcitrate synthase/citrate synthase, yielding MSVSLSDKAAVENASKIEQQSTKTTSTPAIGGAGLRGQSAGTTALCTVGKSGTGLTYRGYDITDLANHAQFEEVAHLLLRGHLPSEKELDDYKTLLVGLRGLPQPLKAALELIPADAHPMDVMRTGCSMLGNLEQETDFSEQLPATERMLALFPAIICYWYRFSHDGVRIDTEDQSEACLGGYFLKMLTDKAPSELHKKVMHCSLTLYAEHEFNASTFAARVCASTLSDIHSCVTAAIGTLRGPLHGGANEAAMEMIQDWQTADEAEANIMNMLANKDKIMGFGHAIYRESDPRNALIKRWSKELAQEVGDEQLYAVSERVEAVMKREKGLFCNADFFHASAYHFMDIPTKLFTPIFVMSRLTGWTAHVFEQRENNRIIRPSADYTGPEHQDWLPIHLR
- the prpB gene encoding methylisocitrate lyase; its protein translation is MKLSAGAKFRQAVKDNDPLQIVGTVNPYCAMMAKNLGHQAIYLSGGGIANASYGLPDLGITTLNDVLVDVERITNACDLPLLVDIDTGFGGAFNIARTIRAMEKAGAAAIHMEDQVAQKRCGHRPNKAIVSQQEMVDRVKAATDARTDDSFVIMARTDALAVEGIDSAIERAIACVEAGADMIFPEAMNQLDQYVKFSAALKSATGKHVPILANITEFGQTPLYNCNELAQSSVDMVLYPLSAFRAMNKAAENVYKHLLVEGNQEALLDSMQTRKELYEHLNYHDYENKLDQLFSSEG
- a CDS encoding GntR family transcriptional regulator translates to MNTAIKDLTLSANTKTRVSDKENTKSENLTEYLVEAIVSGELPPGSKISEPELAKRFEVSRGPLREAIMRVEGLGLIERIPHVGARVITFSADKLLELYAVREALEGMAARLAARHITQEELIGLEGLLSTHSKHIDEVEGSSYFHQHGDFDFHYRIIKASRNSKLISLLCDELYHLLRMYRYQSPRAQSRPKEALDEHKYILQAIRNRDEELAEMLMRRHISGSRLLIEQQIQSKDLD
- a CDS encoding propionyl-CoA synthetase, whose protein sequence is MSATNRMNRKTDYITEYQWAREDPNSFWETQSQAIDWFESPKTILQTDDNGIERWFPDGVMNTCWLALDYHCEHGRGDKVALIYDSPVTGNQSSYTYNQLRDQVAKVAGMLAAQGVTKGDRVVIYMPMIPEAAMAMLACARLGAVHSVVFGGFAPHELAVRIEDAEPKVLITASCGVEINKVLPYKPMVDRAIMDSRWKPEKVVVFQREQSLAELNNERDVLWQQAVSDALPHSCVPILATDPLYILYTSGTTGKPKGVVRDNGGHAVAMKYSMSTIYDMPQDGVFWAASDVGWVVGHSYIVYAPLIHGCTTILFEGKPVRTPDPGAFWRVCEEYNVDVLFSAPTAFRAIKKEDPEGELLTKYDLSSLKSIFMAGERLDPPTLDWVESHTNKPVIDHWWQTETGWAISANPTGLESLPVKAGSSTKPVPGYQVEILNELGEVAQPNQQGFVALKRPLPPGCLPTVWRNHDRFESGYLSQFPGYYVSGDGGYLDEDGYLFIMGRIDDVINVAGHRLSTGEMEEIVGGHPAIAECAVVGIHDDLKGQLPLGLVVLKDGVKVDSIELQAELVGKVRNEIGAVACFKQALVVERLPKTRSGKILRRTIRQIAEGEQYVVPSTIDDPTSLTEIAEKLGR
- the acnD gene encoding Fe/S-dependent 2-methylisocitrate dehydratase AcnD, producing the protein MSDVKLERNQELDENKYRKVLPGTGLEYFDACEAVEAISPGAYKTLPYTSRVLAEQLVRRCDPRTLEDSLKQIIERKSDLDFPWYPARVVCHDILGQTALVDLAGLRDAIADQGGDPAKVNPVVETQLIVDHSLAVEHAGFDNEAFDKNRAIEERRNEDRFHFIEWCKTAFKNVSVIPAGNGIMHQINLEKMSPVIQSKEGIAFPDTCVGTDSHTPHVDALGVIAIGVGGLEAETVMLGRPSMMRLPDIVGVKLTGQRQEGITATDIVLAITEFLRNEKVVSSYLEFFGEGARALTIGDRATISNMTPEYGATAGMFYIDEQTIQYLKLTGREPEQVELVERYAKQTGLWADDLDSAQYERVLEFDLSKVERNLAGPSNPHRRLPTRELAQQGISQASWKEQHAEQYSDEQMPDGAVIIAAITSCTNTSNPRNVVAAALVAKKANQLGLVRKPWVKTSFAPGSKVAKLYLESAGLLPELEQLGFGIVGYACTTCNGMSGALDPKIQQEIIDRDLYSTAVLSGNRNFDGRIHPYAKQAFLASPPLVVAYALAGTMRFDIEKDSLGTDNNGKPIYLSDLWPSDAEIDAVVGEHVKPQQFQQIYVKMFQTDEEQVTTEPLYDWRPQSTYIRRPPYWEGALAGERSLSGMRPLAILGDNITTDHLSPSNAILASSAAGEYLTKMEVPEEDFNSYATHRGDHLTAQRATFANPKLFNEMVKDAGEVVQGSLARVEPEGQVTRIWEAIETYMNRKQPLIVVAGADYGQGSSRDWAAKGVRLAGVEVIVAEGFERIHRTNLVGMGVLPLQFKAGTDRNTLELDGTELYDVYGDIEAGSDLALVITRKNGEKLDVPVTCRLDTADEVNVYSAGGVLQRFAKDFLAQ
- the prpF gene encoding 2-methylaconitate cis-trans isomerase PrpF, which produces MNTKQIKVPATYMRGGTSKGVFFNLSDLPESAQVAGESRDKLLLRVIGSPDPYGKQTDGMGGATSSTSKTVIVSKSSKADHDVDYLFGQVAIDKPFVDWSGNCGNLSAAVGPFAIHSGLVDSNRIPENGVVEVRVWQVNIEKTIIVHVPIVNGEVQELGDFELDGVTFPAAEIQVDFLDPADASGSMFPTGNVVDFLDVPDLGCIKATYINAGIPTIFVDAESVGYQGTELQSDINSDSKALALFESIRAHGAVAMGLIDSLEQAESRQHTPKVAFVAKPQAYQASSGKSVLADDTDLLVRALSMGQLHHAMMGTAAVAIASAASVPGTLVNLAAGEGSRDFVTFGHPSGTLKVGAKALQTESGWKIERAIMSRSARVIMEGAIRVPFSK